A single window of Senegalia massiliensis DNA harbors:
- a CDS encoding DUF3794 and LysM peptidoglycan-binding domain-containing protein, which yields MAIELVKDLIKIDQTVAREEKDVYLTKSIDIETQSKLAKVLNVEGNVVLDSFEVYKGKLKVMGYLNVMTLYMTEEGHINSKSEKFDFKEEILIDNIEDDMKAEVSLEIENIDFLLSNENQVEIKSVISIDIKITKNSIINVLKDITGEKGIQVLKENIKYNEVIGENSSSTIVKDGFELTEDLSDILEVLNVDVKSYQKEVKIVDGKIIVAGEVEGKVMYIEDSDENKLNTISHTIPFTHFVDVDGINTDMECKVKLVNSDPNYEVKRDINGKNRILDLESLIEIHAKVFQVKEKEIAVDTYSTKKQVELSKENVKITENINSFSKYENIKDSIDVSYDDEIIKEIYSVNTIPIVTDTRIIEDKAIIEGILNANMLYLGEESGEIKSARNDFPFKSYIDMDDICDDMDLEVEMNIVKLDYRKTSSREVEITSDVKIDTSVNRIKNIDIVTNVLEIEDVEDVNKGHSIVIYIVKDGDTLWDIAKRYNTTTEELIRVNDIMAPENLMPGEKIFIIKTIDVAI from the coding sequence TTGGCAATTGAATTAGTGAAAGATCTAATTAAGATAGACCAAACTGTAGCTAGAGAAGAAAAAGATGTATATTTAACAAAAAGTATTGACATAGAAACTCAAAGTAAATTAGCAAAAGTCTTAAATGTAGAAGGTAATGTAGTTTTAGATTCTTTTGAAGTATATAAAGGTAAACTAAAGGTAATGGGATATTTAAATGTTATGACATTGTATATGACAGAAGAAGGACATATAAATTCTAAGTCTGAAAAATTTGATTTTAAGGAAGAAATACTTATAGACAATATTGAAGATGATATGAAAGCAGAAGTTTCTTTAGAAATAGAAAATATAGACTTTTTACTTTCTAATGAAAATCAAGTTGAGATTAAATCAGTTATAAGTATAGATATAAAAATAACTAAGAATAGTATCATAAATGTATTAAAAGATATAACAGGTGAAAAAGGTATACAGGTATTAAAAGAAAATATAAAGTATAATGAAGTTATAGGGGAAAATTCATCTTCTACAATAGTAAAGGATGGCTTTGAACTAACTGAAGATCTTTCTGATATTCTTGAGGTATTAAATGTTGACGTTAAATCATATCAGAAGGAAGTTAAAATAGTTGATGGAAAAATAATTGTAGCTGGTGAAGTTGAAGGAAAAGTAATGTATATAGAAGATTCTGATGAGAATAAGTTAAATACTATATCTCATACTATACCATTTACTCATTTTGTAGATGTTGATGGAATAAATACGGATATGGAATGTAAAGTTAAATTAGTTAATTCTGATCCTAATTATGAAGTTAAAAGAGATATAAATGGAAAAAACAGAATACTTGACTTAGAATCTCTTATAGAAATACATGCAAAAGTATTTCAAGTAAAAGAAAAAGAAATAGCTGTAGATACATATTCAACTAAAAAGCAGGTTGAATTATCTAAAGAAAATGTAAAAATAACAGAAAATATAAATTCATTTTCAAAATATGAAAACATAAAAGACTCTATAGATGTTAGCTATGATGATGAAATAATAAAAGAGATATATAGTGTTAATACTATTCCTATAGTTACAGACACTAGAATTATTGAGGATAAAGCTATAATTGAAGGGATTTTAAACGCAAATATGCTTTATTTAGGTGAAGAAAGTGGAGAAATAAAAAGTGCAAGAAATGATTTTCCATTTAAATCATATATAGATATGGATGATATATGTGATGATATGGATCTTGAAGTTGAAATGAATATTGTAAAATTAGATTATAGAAAAACAAGCTCTAGAGAGGTAGAAATAACATCAGATGTAAAGATTGATACTTCTGTAAATAGAATTAAAAATATTGATATAGTAACTAATGTATTGGAAATTGAAGATGTAGAAGATGTAAATAAAGGACATTCTATTGTAATATATATAGTTAAAGATGGAGATACCCTTTGGGATATAGCTAAAAGGTACAATACCACTACAGAAGAATTAATCAGAGTAAACGATATAATGGCTCCAGAAAATTTAATGCCTGGAGAAAAGATATTCATAATAAAGACAATAGATGTAGCTATTTAA
- the ispE gene encoding 4-(cytidine 5'-diphospho)-2-C-methyl-D-erythritol kinase, translated as MKTLKRHAYAKINLSLDVLKKRDDGYHEVEMIMQQVDLHDILTFEEIESGIEIICNDKRVPTDKSNLIYKAYEVIKQKYSINKGVRIYLEKNIPIAAGLAGGSSDAAQTLIGISKLWNLQINDIELMEMGVSIGADIPFCIFGGTGFARGIGEDISEITSFKNNIILLAKPDIDVSTKEVYESLNFKNIDHPDTDSLLKAIERKDMKFIANNMKNVLETVTIKKYPIIDNIKKQMIDCGAMGSMMSGSGPTVFGIFKTKEQAEKCKGILKENIDEVYVTKTI; from the coding sequence TTGAAAACTTTAAAAAGACATGCTTATGCTAAAATAAATTTATCATTAGATGTATTAAAAAAAAGAGATGATGGATATCATGAAGTAGAAATGATAATGCAACAAGTTGATTTACATGATATATTGACATTTGAAGAAATAGAAAGTGGAATAGAAATAATTTGTAATGATAAAAGAGTTCCTACAGATAAAAGTAATTTAATATATAAAGCTTATGAAGTTATAAAACAAAAATATTCTATAAATAAAGGTGTAAGAATCTATTTAGAGAAAAATATTCCAATAGCTGCCGGACTTGCAGGAGGAAGTTCTGATGCTGCTCAAACTCTTATAGGTATTTCTAAACTCTGGAATTTACAAATAAATGATATAGAGCTTATGGAAATGGGTGTAAGTATTGGGGCAGATATTCCATTTTGTATATTTGGTGGAACAGGTTTTGCTCGTGGAATAGGAGAAGATATTTCGGAGATTACATCTTTTAAAAATAATATAATACTTTTAGCAAAACCAGATATTGACGTTTCTACAAAAGAAGTATATGAAAGCTTAAATTTCAAAAACATAGATCATCCTGATACAGATAGTTTATTAAAAGCAATTGAAAGAAAAGATATGAAATTTATAGCAAATAATATGAAGAATGTTCTTGAAACTGTAACTATAAAAAAATATCCTATAATAGATAATATAAAAAAACAAATGATTGATTGTGGAGCAATGGGGAGCATGATGAGTGGTAGTGGACCGACTGTATTTGGTATATTTAAAACAAAAGAACAGGCTGAAAAATGTAAAGGTATACTAAAAGAAAATATAGATGAAGTATATGTAACTAAAACTATATAA
- a CDS encoding GntR family transcriptional regulator translates to MDEIKKLDLHDYKPLREIVFEHLRESIILGKMAPGERLMEIQLAEELGVSRTPVREAIRKLELEGLVIMIPRKGAYVSEVSLKDIKEALEIRVSLEGLGAYLAAERIEDDELKELMKKHEELKKYADNKDVEGILKKDEELHEIIFNAARNSKLIEMVDSLKEQVQRFRVSYVSSHSQAAELYKEHKKIIDAIVNKDKSNAKKYAEEHIEISKKHIVEHFQSKSKKDL, encoded by the coding sequence ATGGATGAAATTAAAAAGCTAGATTTACATGATTATAAACCTTTGCGAGAAATTGTATTTGAACATTTAAGAGAATCTATAATTCTTGGCAAAATGGCTCCAGGAGAAAGGCTTATGGAGATACAACTTGCTGAAGAGTTGGGAGTTAGTAGAACTCCTGTAAGGGAAGCTATAAGAAAATTGGAATTAGAAGGATTAGTAATAATGATTCCAAGAAAAGGAGCATATGTATCTGAAGTCTCCTTAAAGGATATTAAAGAGGCATTAGAAATAAGAGTTAGTCTTGAAGGATTAGGGGCATATTTGGCAGCTGAAAGAATAGAAGATGATGAATTAAAGGAACTTATGAAAAAACATGAAGAACTAAAAAAATATGCTGATAACAAAGATGTAGAAGGAATTTTAAAAAAAGATGAAGAGCTTCACGAAATAATTTTTAATGCTGCAAGAAATTCCAAGCTTATTGAAATGGTAGATTCATTAAAAGAACAAGTTCAAAGATTTAGAGTTAGCTATGTAAGTAGTCATTCACAGGCTGCTGAGTTATATAAAGAACATAAAAAAATAATAGATGCTATAGTAAATAAAGATAAATCAAATGCAAAAAAATATGCAGAAGAGCATATTGAAATATCCAAAAAACATATAGTAGAACATTTTCAAAGTAAAAGCAAAAAAGACCTATAA
- a CDS encoding CLC_0170 family protein: protein MIEKFKGLIDFYFVILTVIVAFVLFFIDANKLNQKGLEKEKKIARVLSVVLIIVGPFMYILSLIL, encoded by the coding sequence ATGATTGAAAAGTTTAAAGGATTAATAGATTTTTATTTTGTTATTTTAACTGTAATTGTAGCTTTTGTATTGTTTTTTATAGATGCAAATAAATTAAATCAAAAAGGGTTGGAAAAAGAAAAGAAAATAGCAAGGGTATTATCTGTAGTCCTAATTATAGTAGGACCTTTTATGTATATATTATCCCTTATTTTATAG
- a CDS encoding spore germination protein translates to MKRKKRNKEVKDKIKIPISKDLDVNLKKIKEILADCDDVIIREFNVGKKQNYRFAIIYIDGLIDKQLINEYVLEALMHDARDEIPSPRTVSADLYELSKKGGIPLGEVKDIYCLETAIDSVLAGETILLFDGFSEILLTSSRGWPIRGIAEPTTESVNRGPRDGFTETGKVNTSLIRRRIRDPKLKLKYQKVGRRSKTDIALMYIEDIVDKEVLKELNRRLNGIDVDAILESSYIEQLIEDDWLSPFPQIQDTERPDAVAAALYEGRIAVVVDNSPAALLIPATFNILLHSSEDYYGRWSRANLVRIVRYISLPISLILPAIYIAITSYHPGILPTELALYLAATRIDVPFPAFIEAFIMEGTLEILMEAGTRISGPIGTTIGIVGGLVIGQAAVEAGIVSPFMIIIVALTTIASFSLPSFSFTSGIRLWRFILMILATVLGLYGISIGFMVLLSHLVGLKSFGIPYMDPYSNMINNFYDLKDSVIQLPYKFMKLRPKFLNTGDKVRMNNSKYINSLINESEGEDKNDRG, encoded by the coding sequence TTGAAGAGAAAAAAGAGAAATAAAGAAGTTAAAGATAAAATTAAAATACCAATATCTAAAGATTTAGATGTAAATCTAAAAAAAATAAAAGAGATATTGGCAGATTGTGATGATGTCATTATTAGAGAATTTAATGTAGGTAAAAAACAAAATTACAGATTTGCTATTATTTATATAGATGGTCTAATTGACAAGCAATTGATAAATGAATATGTACTTGAAGCACTTATGCATGATGCACGAGATGAAATCCCTAGTCCTAGAACCGTAAGTGCAGATTTATATGAACTTTCCAAAAAAGGCGGAATACCTCTAGGTGAAGTGAAGGATATTTATTGTTTAGAAACTGCAATTGATAGCGTACTTGCAGGAGAAACTATATTATTATTTGATGGATTTAGTGAAATACTTTTAACATCTTCACGTGGCTGGCCTATAAGAGGGATAGCTGAACCTACAACAGAATCAGTTAATAGAGGACCAAGAGATGGATTTACTGAAACAGGTAAAGTAAATACTTCTTTAATTAGAAGGAGAATAAGAGATCCTAAATTAAAATTAAAATACCAAAAAGTAGGTAGACGTTCAAAAACAGATATAGCCTTAATGTATATAGAAGATATTGTTGATAAAGAAGTATTAAAGGAACTTAATAGGAGACTTAATGGAATAGATGTAGATGCTATTTTAGAAAGTTCATATATAGAACAATTAATAGAAGATGATTGGCTATCTCCATTTCCTCAAATACAAGATACAGAAAGACCTGATGCAGTAGCAGCTGCATTATATGAAGGAAGAATAGCTGTAGTAGTAGATAATAGTCCTGCAGCACTTTTAATTCCTGCTACTTTTAACATATTATTACATTCTTCTGAAGATTATTATGGAAGGTGGTCAAGAGCTAATTTAGTAAGAATAGTACGTTATATATCCTTACCTATATCATTAATATTACCAGCAATATATATAGCTATTACTTCTTATCATCCAGGCATTCTTCCTACAGAATTAGCATTATATCTTGCTGCAACAAGAATAGACGTTCCATTTCCTGCATTTATTGAAGCATTTATAATGGAGGGTACACTTGAAATATTAATGGAAGCAGGAACTCGTATTTCTGGGCCTATAGGTACTACTATAGGTATAGTAGGTGGTCTTGTAATAGGTCAAGCAGCAGTTGAAGCAGGGATTGTCAGTCCTTTTATGATAATTATAGTTGCCCTTACTACTATAGCATCGTTTAGCTTGCCTAGCTTTTCTTTTACATCAGGAATAAGACTATGGAGATTTATACTTATGATTTTAGCAACTGTACTAGGACTTTACGGGATAAGTATAGGTTTTATGGTGCTTTTATCACATTTAGTTGGTTTAAAGAGTTTTGGAATCCCTTATATGGACCCTTATTCTAATATGATAAATAACTTTTATGACTTAAAAGATAGTGTAATTCAATTACCATATAAATTTATGAAGTTAAGACCTAAATTTTTAAATACAGGTGATAAAGTTAGAATGAATAATAGTAAGTATATAAACTCATTAATAAATGAAAGTGAAGGTGAGGATAAAAATGATAGGGGGTAA
- a CDS encoding GerAB/ArcD/ProY family transporter, whose protein sequence is MIGGNDKITKGQNFSLIIASILGVGILSLPSQLAKSSGFNGIIAIIIGTIISIILVIMYTKLMIRFKSKTIFEVIDEILPQPIVKIIDILFIFHYLISGAIVVRIFGAIIRMFLLRNTPLEITILSLILVVCYITRKGIEPIARLSQIVLPLVIIPIFILFLSLIPELDFTNIYPIFPINAIEILKGIRTTLFSFIGIEIILISTAYVKNTNKILKYNILSIIFLGIMYLSTFIVVISEFGRKQTEDLLWPTLLLMKTVDVPGAFLENVDGIIIALWTFISVQILSILLIQSNILLNKSFKLKELDFLSMPLLPLIYLLALVPDNIDEVYYYIDLFSNYIGVVIILIIPLIIFIFVVITKKGGNKI, encoded by the coding sequence ATGATAGGGGGTAATGATAAAATAACTAAAGGACAAAATTTTAGTCTTATTATAGCTTCTATTTTAGGTGTAGGAATATTATCATTACCTAGTCAGCTTGCTAAAAGTTCAGGTTTTAATGGCATTATTGCGATAATAATCGGAACTATTATTAGTATAATATTGGTAATAATGTATACTAAATTAATGATTAGATTTAAGTCTAAAACAATATTTGAAGTCATAGATGAAATACTTCCACAGCCTATAGTAAAGATTATTGATATATTATTTATTTTTCATTATTTAATATCCGGAGCGATAGTAGTTAGAATATTTGGTGCTATAATAAGGATGTTTTTATTAAGAAATACCCCTTTGGAAATAACTATATTGTCATTAATTTTAGTTGTTTGTTATATTACCCGTAAGGGAATAGAGCCTATAGCTAGATTATCACAGATTGTTTTACCATTAGTGATTATTCCTATTTTTATTTTGTTTTTATCCTTAATACCAGAGCTAGATTTCACAAACATTTATCCTATATTTCCAATAAATGCTATTGAGATATTAAAAGGTATAAGAACAACATTATTTAGTTTTATAGGTATAGAAATAATACTTATTTCAACTGCTTATGTTAAGAATACAAATAAAATATTAAAGTATAATATTTTATCTATTATATTTTTAGGAATTATGTATTTAAGTACATTTATTGTTGTTATATCAGAATTTGGAAGAAAACAAACAGAAGATTTATTATGGCCTACATTACTTTTAATGAAAACTGTAGATGTACCAGGTGCTTTTTTAGAAAATGTTGATGGCATAATTATTGCTTTATGGACATTTATTTCTGTTCAAATATTATCTATTTTGCTAATTCAATCAAATATTTTATTAAATAAATCTTTCAAATTAAAAGAATTAGATTTTCTTTCTATGCCATTACTTCCTTTAATATATTTACTAGCTCTTGTTCCTGATAATATTGATGAAGTTTATTATTATATTGATTTGTTTTCAAATTATATAGGTGTAGTAATAATACTTATCATACCCTTAATAATATTTATTTTTGTTGTTATTACAAAGAAAGGGGGTAATAAAATATGA
- a CDS encoding Ger(x)C family spore germination protein has protein sequence MKRIILVIIIIVSFFISTACWDKHEMENRAYITAIGMDKTEDDDEGFKVTYEYPNLRAVGKNGQGEPKFIISQSGKVLSKIDRELGTIIEKDVFFNHLRVIIIGEELAKDKVKFSQTLEIFNRTTITGRKFIILIAKGRAEDILNNNTIGNSLLGRYLSDLSERKSIGGKYSVSTINELSKDLYRSNTGIVGKISLEKNNLVVEGSSVIKDRKLVEFLNQEDTNSILILTGKSYNNEVVIIKDSGKYIVSYIVAEYKVEKDVKVKDGNINFIYDVRAEGYIDEYLNPNTIETDSDLLDDKIIKNIEEQLNEKIKKTIINTIDTLQNEVGVDVLKVEDHLRKKELELWDRVKDNWDNEFKEIEFTVNVNAKVRRIGLTK, from the coding sequence ATGAAAAGAATTATATTAGTAATTATAATTATAGTCAGTTTTTTTATAAGCACTGCCTGTTGGGATAAGCATGAGATGGAGAATAGAGCATATATTACAGCTATAGGAATGGATAAGACAGAAGACGATGATGAGGGTTTTAAGGTTACATATGAATATCCAAATTTAAGAGCTGTGGGAAAAAATGGTCAAGGAGAGCCTAAATTTATTATTAGTCAGTCAGGCAAAGTTTTATCAAAAATTGACAGAGAACTAGGAACTATAATTGAAAAAGATGTATTTTTCAATCATTTAAGAGTTATAATTATAGGAGAAGAATTGGCTAAGGATAAGGTTAAATTTTCTCAGACGCTTGAAATTTTTAATAGAACAACAATAACAGGAAGAAAATTTATTATATTAATAGCAAAAGGAAGAGCAGAAGATATATTAAATAATAATACAATAGGAAATTCTTTGTTAGGAAGATATTTAAGTGATTTATCAGAAAGAAAAAGTATAGGTGGAAAATATAGTGTTTCAACTATAAATGAGTTATCTAAAGATTTATATAGAAGCAATACAGGAATAGTAGGAAAGATATCACTGGAGAAAAATAATTTAGTAGTAGAAGGATCAAGTGTAATAAAAGATAGAAAATTAGTGGAATTTTTAAATCAAGAAGATACGAACTCTATATTAATACTTACAGGAAAAAGTTATAATAATGAAGTTGTTATAATAAAAGATTCAGGAAAATATATAGTTAGTTATATTGTAGCTGAATATAAAGTAGAAAAAGATGTAAAAGTTAAAGATGGAAATATAAACTTTATTTATGATGTAAGAGCAGAGGGATATATTGATGAGTATTTAAATCCAAATACAATTGAAACAGATTCAGATTTATTAGATGATAAAATTATAAAAAATATAGAAGAACAATTAAATGAAAAAATAAAGAAAACTATAATTAATACCATAGATACATTACAAAATGAAGTAGGCGTAGATGTATTAAAAGTAGAAGACCATCTAAGAAAAAAAGAACTTGAATTGTGGGATAGGGTGAAAGATAATTGGGATAATGAATTTAAAGAAATAGAATTTACAGTAAATGTAAATGCTAAAGTTAGAAGAATTGGGCTTACAAAATAA
- the spoIIR gene encoding stage II sporulation protein R, giving the protein MKGKFKIIINIVLILAILIGIGAVSIAEVYKNVGSYKEKLIRLHVIANSDTKEDQDIKLQIRDKIIEEMTPKFEESKSINQTEMILKENIDLIQNIAERELHKIGKDYGVRVYFGDYDFPTKSYGNFTLPAGNYRALKIVLGEGVGENWWCVMFPPLCFLDLDNNVESSHSEENMEKVLSENEYNMINNEENEGDTPVRLKFKVVEVIEKNKTKLANLFNGGI; this is encoded by the coding sequence GTGAAAGGTAAATTTAAAATTATTATAAATATAGTTTTGATTTTAGCAATACTTATAGGTATAGGGGCAGTATCTATTGCAGAAGTATATAAAAATGTAGGAAGTTATAAGGAAAAACTTATAAGACTTCATGTAATAGCAAATAGTGATACAAAAGAAGATCAAGATATAAAATTGCAAATAAGAGATAAAATAATAGAAGAAATGACTCCTAAATTTGAAGAATCAAAATCTATAAATCAGACTGAAATGATATTAAAAGAAAATATAGATTTAATCCAAAATATAGCAGAAAGAGAATTACATAAGATAGGAAAAGATTATGGAGTGAGGGTATATTTTGGAGATTATGATTTTCCAACAAAGTCATATGGTAATTTTACTCTCCCAGCAGGTAATTATAGGGCACTTAAAATTGTACTTGGTGAAGGGGTAGGTGAAAATTGGTGGTGTGTTATGTTTCCTCCACTTTGTTTTTTAGACTTGGATAATAATGTTGAAAGCTCTCACTCTGAAGAAAATATGGAGAAAGTGCTTTCAGAAAATGAATATAATATGATAAATAATGAAGAAAATGAAGGAGATACTCCTGTAAGATTAAAGTTCAAAGTTGTAGAAGTAATTGAAAAAAATAAAACTAAGCTTGCCAATTTATTTAATGGCGGAATATAA
- the sleB gene encoding spore cortex-lytic enzyme, giving the protein MKKIIVITFLALLLMIPINMALNNNEQIETIAKRYKMKAPQTIYWGSSGDVVREAQRRLKDWGYYTGAVDGIYGSGTYRATREFQRRHGLAVDGIIGPATANKLGISLGGANTASGGVSRDDNAYLLARAIHGEARGEPYVGKVAVAAVILNRVENPSFPNSIAGVIYQPLAFTAVADGQINLAPDGESLKAARDALNGWDPTYGCNYYWNPATATSKWIWSRTKVIQIGKHWFGN; this is encoded by the coding sequence ATGAAAAAGATAATTGTAATAACATTTTTAGCATTGTTATTAATGATACCAATAAATATGGCACTAAATAATAATGAACAAATAGAGACAATTGCAAAAAGATATAAAATGAAAGCACCTCAAACTATATATTGGGGTTCTTCCGGAGATGTAGTAAGGGAGGCACAAAGAAGATTAAAGGATTGGGGATATTATACTGGTGCAGTAGATGGTATATATGGAAGTGGAACCTATAGAGCAACTAGAGAATTTCAGAGAAGGCATGGCTTAGCAGTAGATGGAATAATAGGTCCTGCAACAGCAAATAAATTAGGTATATCACTAGGTGGTGCTAATACTGCAAGTGGCGGAGTTTCAAGAGACGATAATGCATATTTACTTGCTCGTGCAATACATGGAGAAGCCAGAGGTGAACCATATGTAGGAAAAGTGGCAGTAGCTGCTGTAATATTAAATAGAGTTGAAAATCCATCTTTCCCTAATTCCATAGCAGGAGTTATTTATCAACCACTAGCTTTTACTGCAGTAGCGGATGGACAAATTAATTTAGCTCCAGATGGTGAATCTTTAAAAGCTGCTAGAGATGCATTAAACGGATGGGATCCAACTTACGGATGTAATTACTATTGGAATCCTGCTACAGCTACAAGTAAGTGGATATGGTCTAGAACAAAAGTTATTCAAATAGGTAAACACTGGTTTGGAAACTAA
- the ypeB gene encoding germination protein YpeB — translation MRDKKTIISVLLLLALVAVGVWGYNEYKTKNYYKNQLTNQYQRMFYDMKDNIETVQTSLSKSLVSASEEKDVLLLSQIYQQAYFAHDKLSQLPVAHSNLAKTEKFLTQVADYSYSLIARFMKGEKLDDKERQVLFRLQDYTEQLTRELEGAHEKIAKGDLTLFKVAKGQNQEIAKSNQNILDVQMQKYEEEQMTDYPELIYDGPFSDQVMNAVPKGLPKNNVSREQAEKIALDFLRIKNPAEVKLFNKGKGTGTSNIEAYTFSITPKKGDRNIIIGVSVQGGKIVWMQNPKDVKEKNISEKEALKKAEEFLNKNGYKNMQANYSTKYDDSILYNFVYEKNGVPIYTDLIKVKVALDDGEIIAADMAKYLISHVDREIPKPKISENEAKEKVRIGFNIERVRLAIIPDNGNKDILCYEFSGKYKGSDFIVYINAMDGTQEDILRIIKDENGTLMM, via the coding sequence ATGAGAGATAAAAAGACAATAATATCTGTATTACTTTTATTAGCATTAGTTGCAGTAGGAGTATGGGGATATAATGAATATAAGACTAAAAATTATTATAAAAATCAATTAACTAATCAATATCAAAGAATGTTTTATGATATGAAAGATAATATAGAAACAGTTCAGACATCACTTTCTAAGTCATTAGTATCAGCATCTGAAGAAAAGGACGTATTGTTACTTAGTCAAATATATCAACAAGCATATTTTGCTCATGATAAATTATCGCAGTTACCTGTAGCACATAGTAATCTTGCCAAAACAGAAAAATTTTTGACCCAAGTTGCAGATTATAGTTATTCACTTATTGCAAGGTTTATGAAAGGTGAAAAGTTAGATGATAAGGAAAGACAAGTGCTGTTTAGATTACAAGATTATACAGAACAATTAACAAGAGAACTTGAAGGTGCTCATGAAAAAATAGCTAAGGGTGATTTAACTCTTTTTAAAGTAGCTAAAGGACAAAATCAAGAAATAGCAAAATCTAATCAAAATATATTAGATGTACAGATGCAAAAATATGAAGAAGAGCAAATGACAGATTATCCAGAGCTTATATATGATGGCCCATTTTCTGATCAAGTTATGAATGCAGTTCCGAAAGGACTTCCTAAAAACAATGTGAGTAGGGAACAGGCTGAGAAAATAGCACTTGATTTTTTAAGAATTAAGAATCCAGCAGAGGTTAAACTCTTTAATAAAGGTAAAGGTACTGGAACTAGCAATATTGAAGCGTATACATTTAGTATAACTCCTAAAAAAGGTGACAGAAATATAATAATAGGAGTCAGTGTACAAGGTGGAAAAATAGTATGGATGCAAAATCCTAAAGATGTAAAAGAGAAGAATATTAGTGAAAAAGAAGCCTTGAAAAAAGCAGAAGAATTTTTAAATAAGAATGGTTATAAAAATATGCAAGCAAATTATAGCACCAAATATGATGATAGTATCTTGTATAACTTTGTATATGAGAAAAATGGTGTTCCAATATATACAGACTTAATAAAAGTTAAAGTAGCACTAGATGATGGAGAAATAATAGCTGCAGATATGGCTAAATACCTTATAAGTCATGTTGATAGAGAAATACCAAAACCTAAAATAAGTGAAAATGAAGCTAAAGAAAAGGTAAGAATTGGATTTAATATAGAAAGAGTTCGACTTGCCATAATTCCTGACAATGGTAATAAGGATATTTTATGCTATGAATTTAGTGGAAAATATAAAGGTTCTGATTTTATAGTATATATAAATGCAATGGATGGAACTCAGGAAGATATATTAAGAATAATAAAAGATGAAAATGGTACACTTATGATGTAA
- a CDS encoding DUF1934 domain-containing protein, whose product MKDVLVKLKGTQETEDGEKNKIELVTEGKFYEKNDSYYLLYDESEISGLENSTTSLKIKQDEISMKRFGDNNSKMEFKKNYKYTTLYSTIYGNLDMEVSTQKIQVDIKEGKGKISLKYKLLISNNIESLNTLDITIS is encoded by the coding sequence ATGAAAGATGTCTTAGTAAAATTAAAAGGAACACAAGAGACAGAAGATGGAGAAAAAAATAAAATAGAGCTTGTAACAGAAGGAAAATTTTATGAGAAAAATGATTCATATTATCTATTATATGATGAGTCTGAAATATCAGGACTTGAAAATTCCACTACAAGTTTAAAAATAAAACAAGATGAAATTTCAATGAAACGCTTTGGAGATAATAATTCCAAAATGGAGTTTAAGAAAAATTATAAATATACTACTTTATATTCTACAATATATGGAAATCTAGATATGGAAGTTTCAACTCAAAAAATACAAGTAGATATAAAAGAAGGTAAAGGAAAAATATCTTTAAAATATAAATTGCTAATTTCAAATAATATAGAGAGTTTAAATACATTAGATATAACAATATCTTAG